One genomic window of Myxocyprinus asiaticus isolate MX2 ecotype Aquarium Trade chromosome 5, UBuf_Myxa_2, whole genome shotgun sequence includes the following:
- the LOC127441215 gene encoding ovostatin-like translates to MVTFPVVIESGSQARLCVSLYKPNETLSMNIHLVNNGLKIPLYKTEAKTGFHHCFCFQAPLVVGESVQKIKTVIKGRHFNVAEERKVLFKSYDNLTFIQTDKPIYNPGQTVFFRVVTMDDNFVPLNQMYSMVVVEDNQNNRIGQWTNVSSSRWILQLSHELNPEAPQGMYTLMAFIGDWMVKWPFEVKKYVLPKFDITLKVPQTQSVGEVGLKTEVCARYTYGQPVPGSTLVKVCRSPFDYVSVPGLVPLCSTKTAVMNETGCASIIFSTSAFLSSIFENSLQDSLLVNASVTEEGTDVVMTKSETISLTYEIGRVMFMAIPDFFTPGSALKGKALSLYVRVFRSTGSSTVTVSSVGETYQFVVNETN, encoded by the exons aTGGTAACGTTTCCTGTAGTGATTGAGTCGGGCTCTCAGGCCAGGCTGTGTGTTAGTCTTTACAAACCAAATGAGACTCTTTCAATGAACATTCATCTGGTTAATAATGGCCTGAAAATACCTTTGTACAAGACTGAAGCAAAGACTGGATTTCATCATTGCTTTTGCTTCCAG GCTCCACTGGTAGTGGGAGAATCTGTGCAGAAAATAAAAACCGTAATTAAGGGGAGGCATTTTAATGTGGCTGAGGAGAGGAAAGTCCTTTTCAAAAGTTACGACAATTTGACGTTTATCCAAACGGATAAACCAATCTATAATCCAGGTCAAACAG tgtttttcagagttgtaacaATGGATGACAATTTTGTGCCTCTCAATCAGATG TACAGTATGGTTGTGGTGGAG GATAATCAGAATAACAGGATTGGTCAGTGGACAAATGTTTCCTCCTCGAGGTGGATCTTGCAGCTTTCTCATGAATTAAACCCAGAAGCTCCGCAAGGCATGTACACTCTGATGGCTTTTATTGGTGACTGGATGGTTAAATGGCCTTTTGAGGTGAAAAAGTATG TTTTACCCAAGTTTGACATCACTTTGAAAGTGCCGCAGACACAGAGTGTTGGTGAAGTTGGACTGAAAACTGAGGTTTGTGCAAG GTACACATATGGACAACCTGTTCCTGGTAGCACACTGGTTAAAGTGTGCCGTAGTCCTTTTGACTACGTTTCTGTTCCTGGGTTGGTTCCTCTGTGTTCAACTAAAACTGCTgtg ATGAATGAGACTGGTTGTGCCTCCATTATCTTCAGTACATCTGCTTTCTTGAGCTCCATTTTTGAGAACTCTCTGCAGGATTCTCTTCTAGTTAATGCAAGTGTAACAGAGGAGGGAACAG ATGTAGTCATGACAAAATCTGAAACCATATCCTTAACTTACGAAATTGGAAGGGTCATGTTTATGGCGATCCCTGACTTTTTTACGCCTGGCTCAGCTCTAAAGGGAAAG